One window from the genome of Thalassospira xiamenensis M-5 = DSM 17429 encodes:
- a CDS encoding SEL1-like repeat protein: protein MDRALKMVYYDDAKVERDIFAQLSLALRHFRGVGMPRDEGATRKILDQIHRQSRAFAAICYGFMRSKGIGVAEDQGEGEQWYREAAYWFREEALGGEGISANNLGYLYAKGLGVPENPETAAEWFEQASENGSIAALYNLGVCYLNGWGVDQSDEMAVEYLHRASEQNDPSAASVLAYLYLEGRGVRRDPSKSFEYNLRAARAGSVEAASALGYALGVGLGAERNIAESISWFEMAANEGDTYAQANLAMYFCHSSDLKLFNRGWTMLMNACDQGDISAKYQMTQILIFGVAHREPDYAAALDLAMDLAELSHPGGYHLIGVMYEHGLGVPVDMARSASWYERAARKGSANGQAALGRLYAIGSGVDQDNIMAYYWLRMSAPSAGSQAYREMEAVRARMNERERQQADRYVADNPAPRSGSFGLKPLEKNVFKTGKRSA, encoded by the coding sequence ATGGATCGTGCACTCAAAATGGTCTATTACGATGACGCGAAGGTTGAGCGTGATATTTTCGCGCAGCTTTCGCTTGCGCTGAGGCATTTTCGCGGCGTTGGTATGCCGCGCGACGAGGGTGCCACCCGCAAAATTCTTGATCAGATTCACCGTCAAAGCCGTGCCTTTGCTGCCATTTGCTATGGCTTCATGCGTTCCAAGGGAATCGGTGTGGCCGAGGATCAGGGCGAAGGCGAACAGTGGTACCGCGAAGCGGCATACTGGTTCCGCGAAGAGGCACTGGGTGGTGAAGGTATTTCAGCCAACAATCTTGGTTATCTTTATGCCAAGGGGCTTGGGGTTCCTGAAAACCCGGAAACAGCTGCCGAATGGTTTGAACAGGCTTCGGAAAACGGTTCGATTGCTGCCCTTTATAACCTTGGGGTCTGCTACCTAAATGGATGGGGGGTTGATCAGAGTGACGAGATGGCGGTTGAATATCTCCACCGCGCGAGCGAGCAGAATGATCCCTCCGCGGCAAGTGTTCTGGCCTATCTCTATCTTGAAGGACGCGGGGTAAGACGCGATCCGTCGAAATCGTTTGAATATAACCTGCGCGCGGCACGTGCCGGCAGCGTAGAGGCGGCATCAGCACTTGGTTATGCGCTTGGCGTCGGGCTGGGTGCGGAACGCAATATTGCCGAAAGCATCAGCTGGTTTGAAATGGCGGCGAACGAGGGCGATACCTATGCTCAGGCCAATCTGGCTATGTATTTCTGTCATTCGTCGGATCTGAAGCTGTTTAATCGTGGCTGGACCATGTTGATGAATGCTTGTGATCAGGGCGATATTTCTGCCAAATACCAGATGACGCAGATATTGATCTTTGGCGTCGCCCATCGTGAGCCGGATTATGCTGCGGCACTTGATCTTGCCATGGACCTTGCTGAACTTAGCCATCCGGGCGGTTATCACCTGATCGGTGTGATGTATGAACATGGTCTTGGTGTGCCGGTTGATATGGCCCGTTCGGCAAGCTGGTATGAACGTGCCGCACGTAAAGGCTCGGCTAACGGGCAGGCGGCTTTGGGGCGGCTTTATGCGATTGGCAGTGGTGTCGATCAGGACAACATCATGGCTTATTACTGGCTGCGGATGTCAGCACCCTCGGCCGGAAGCCAGGCTTACCGTGAAATGGAAGCGGTGCGTGCACGCATGAATGAACGTGAACGCCAGCAGGCGGACCGCTACGTTGCGGATAACCCTGCACCGCGCAGTGGCAGCTTTGGTCTTAAGCCACTTGAAAAGAACGTCTTCAAGACGGGTAAGCGCTCTGCCTGA
- a CDS encoding IS1182 family transposase (programmed frameshift): MLKKPSPHQTELEMVTLDSLVPSDHLLRKIDAVIDFSFIHARVADLYCANNGRPALDPVMMFKALFIGYLFGVRSERQLVREIEVNVAYRWFLQLKLTDKVFDASTLSQNRRRRYHDASVAQDIFDEIVEQAIRHGLVDGKVLYTDSTHLKADANKNKWDREVVAKSRAAYWDDLDLAIEEDRAAHAKKPLKAKERQPVEKETKISRTDPDSGYMVRDGKPKGFFYLDHRTVDGKLGIITDSYATPANLHDSIPYLDRLDRQRQRFDLDVIAVGLDAGYATAAIAKGLEDRDILGVTGYRRPNLREGYIPKRKYVYDPERDAYRCPEGQLLSYATTDRNGYRHYHSDPEKCRTCPVLASCTANAHHRKTVTRHVWQDARDRADAYRLTEWGKRVYKRRKETVERSFADAKQLHGHRYARFRGLINVKCQCLLAAAAQNIKKIALALGPKGPIAEG; this comes from the exons ATGCTTAAGAAACCCAGCCCACATCAAACCGAACTTGAGATGGTGACACTCGACAGTTTGGTCCCCAGCGATCATTTGCTTCGTAAGATCGATGCCGTGATCGATTTCAGTTTTATCCATGCGCGCGTGGCCGATTTGTACTGCGCGAACAATGGCCGTCCCGCCCTTGATCCGGTGATGATGTTTAAGGCGCTGTTCATTGGCTATCTGTTTGGCGTGCGCTCGGAGCGCCAGCTTGTGCGCGAGATTGAGGTCAATGTCGCCTATCGCTGGTTTTTGCAACTCAAGCTGACCGACAAGGTCTTTGATGCCTCGACCCTGTCGCAGAACCGGCGGCGTCGATATCATGATGCCAGTGTTGCGCAGGATATTTTTGACGAGATCGTCGAGCAGGCGATCAGGCACGGGCTGGTGGATGGTAAGGTTCTCTATACCGACAGCACGCATTTGAAGGCCGATGCCAACAAGAACAAATGGGACCGCGAAGTGGTTGCCAAATCGCGCGCGGCCTATTGGGATGATCTGGATCTGGCGATTGAGGAAGACCGGGCGGCTCATGCGAAAAAGCCGCTCAAAGCCAAGGAACGCCAGCCGGTTGAG AAAGAAACCAAGATCAGCCGAACCGATCCCGACAGCGGATATATGGTACGCGACGGCAAGCCCAAGGGCTTTTTCTATCTCGATCACCGCACGGTCGATGGCAAGCTTGGGATCATTACCGACAGTTACGCCACCCCGGCCAATCTGCATGACAGCATTCCCTATCTCGACCGTCTTGACCGACAAAGGCAGCGTTTTGACCTTGATGTTATCGCCGTCGGACTGGATGCGGGCTATGCGACCGCCGCGATTGCCAAAGGCCTTGAAGATCGTGACATCCTTGGCGTGACGGGCTATCGCCGCCCGAACCTTCGGGAAGGCTACATCCCCAAACGCAAATACGTTTATGACCCTGAACGTGATGCTTATCGCTGCCCCGAAGGTCAGCTTCTGTCTTATGCGACAACCGACCGAAATGGATACCGCCATTATCACAGCGACCCGGAAAAATGCCGCACCTGTCCTGTGCTGGCTTCCTGTACCGCCAATGCCCACCACCGAAAAACTGTCACGCGCCATGTCTGGCAAGACGCCAGAGACCGGGCTGACGCCTATCGTCTGACAGAGTGGGGTAAGCGGGTTTACAAGCGCCGAAAAGAGACGGTCGAACGCTCTTTTGCAGATGCCAAACAGCTTCACGGTCATCGATATGCAAGGTTCCGGGGACTGATCAATGTCAAATGCCAATGTCTGCTGGCCGCCGCCGCCCAAAATATCAAGAAAATAGCCCTGGCTTTGGGCCCCAAGGGGCCAATCGCCGAGGGATAA
- the fliP gene encoding flagellar type III secretion system pore protein FliP (The bacterial flagellar biogenesis protein FliP forms a type III secretion system (T3SS)-type pore required for flagellar assembly.), translating into MTIALISHSRQDRTKQKHQARNGYVPRWLVLIAIWSLVPLIAIGFGGDTVHAQTFNFDLGDGPGVTSSGRMIQLIGLLTVLSLAPAILMMVTSFTRIVVVLSLLRTALGIQQSPPNQVMVSLALFLTLFIMMPTMERVWDEGLQPMINGDIDEFEGMERSVRPVHDFMMTQVRDRDLELFVNLANVEVTGPETIPLRALIPAFMISELRRAFEIGFLLFIPFLIIDMVVASILMSMGMMMLPPVIISLPFKLIFFVMVDGWYLISGSLVESFGG; encoded by the coding sequence ATGACCATCGCGCTCATTTCGCATTCCCGACAGGATCGAACCAAACAGAAGCATCAAGCGCGTAACGGTTACGTGCCGCGCTGGCTGGTTCTGATCGCGATCTGGTCGCTGGTGCCATTGATTGCCATCGGATTTGGTGGTGATACCGTTCACGCGCAGACATTCAATTTCGACCTTGGGGATGGTCCGGGTGTAACGTCGTCTGGCCGGATGATCCAGCTTATCGGTCTGCTCACGGTGCTTAGCCTTGCACCCGCTATCCTGATGATGGTGACATCCTTTACCCGGATCGTGGTGGTTCTCAGCCTGCTGCGTACTGCCCTTGGCATTCAGCAATCGCCGCCCAATCAGGTCATGGTGAGTCTGGCGCTGTTTCTGACGTTATTCATCATGATGCCAACGATGGAGCGGGTCTGGGACGAAGGCCTGCAACCGATGATCAACGGCGATATCGACGAATTTGAAGGCATGGAAAGATCGGTGCGACCGGTTCATGACTTCATGATGACGCAGGTCCGCGACCGCGACCTTGAACTGTTCGTCAATCTTGCAAATGTCGAAGTCACCGGACCAGAAACCATTCCGTTGCGGGCTCTGATCCCGGCTTTCATGATCAGTGAACTGCGCCGTGCGTTTGAAATCGGCTTCCTGCTGTTTATCCCGTTCCTGATCATCGACATGGTGGTTGCCAGTATCCTGATGTCGATGGGTATGATGATGCTGCCGCCGGTCATCATCTCGTTACCCTTCAAGCTGATATTCTTTGTGATGGTCGATGGATGGTATCTGATATCGGGGTCACTGGTCGAAAGTTTCGGCGGGTAG
- a CDS encoding tetratricopeptide repeat protein — MLLVVARFLLAAVIVVASLAVLPVTGMRPALAQAADPVIIRSGAHSGYGRIVLQWNKPVNYTAEIIGDQLVVRFDQPLVASMRGVLGPVSDYVSDGFFDPDGRTVAFVLRDDFEARVFNVGTNVVLDILDKPALAPAPVQSASPAPTPPRPAPNPQGEVASEPFPTPQTRPDTASSPVVVTPVATAPELEIRVGRHPTFYRLVFDWPTRTDYVLNGDQGNQILAFTSPARIDATGVTRRLPEGVTLRQSATDPLSVEIATNPPRALRHFRSGNKVVVDLMGVQGDPADSSASRAAAPPTTAARRTPSPSPAPAAPAAPEVPSQTTGETPGVAEAAGGSPSSPVNDPIARGLAEQPDIPISPDAVAPARESIGNLAVTVAQDATKLTLGFPFNRPGGAAIWSRAGFLWMVFDVRANLDLDAVRQNAAQIIGVIEQIDSPYATVLRMTIPDGVGLYSTPSENGDWDVTLQQGSMQPIERLGPSIELDNQTRARLVVPLINISPTIPIEDPEVGDSLRVVPTREMGYGIETALRYPDFEVLPSVQGVVVAPVNESVQVTNRDDGKAVVVTAADGLNISPEGARLLASATGVRARAGDGREGLIFELDDWRRGGLDNYNTAIHQLRRDLAESGDEHRNKARLELAQYYLANGLGPEADAVASTMEDDDPLIAQKLQFRALKAAIKFLDREYDEAARLLEDERLRAIPEMQLWRAVTFAARGRPNDGARDLLESVHILDNYPPELLSRLGPLAAEQALIVGNPDAGMDLIEKMLVTKGINPSKIKDVEYLKGIFEEEAGEFEQAIATWDEVAEGSNRKARAHAIFDRTELLMRLERLTLDDAIEQLEKLRFAWRGDGFEMALLRRLGELQIKNKQYREGLNTLRQAAIFFPNSPSATEVTDLMHNTFESIYLGDEINNISAIKAVALYDEFRELTPAGEKGDELIRRLADRMVDVELFDRAETLLEHQVDFRLTGTEKARVGARLALVYLLDNKPEESIRVLDNSDVPGVSSELETQRRHLRARALLDTDRGAEAMASLEGDLSKDAELLRVEYYRDTRDYLSAAETFQRLVGEDQGNVIENFGDERARYVLNWAVNLAMGGQERTLNMLKRRYGIVMAQSPYAEAFSLITSSPSQGLIDYRTLANKVDEVESFQGFLGNYRDQLEKSQLSAIN; from the coding sequence ATGCTTTTGGTCGTAGCGCGTTTCCTGCTGGCTGCCGTGATTGTGGTAGCCAGTCTGGCAGTATTGCCAGTTACCGGAATGCGCCCCGCACTCGCTCAGGCGGCAGATCCCGTGATCATCCGCTCGGGCGCACATAGTGGCTATGGACGTATCGTTCTGCAATGGAACAAGCCCGTCAATTACACCGCTGAAATCATCGGTGACCAACTTGTTGTGCGTTTTGACCAGCCGCTGGTTGCTTCCATGCGCGGTGTTCTTGGCCCCGTATCCGATTATGTCAGCGATGGTTTTTTTGATCCGGACGGACGTACGGTCGCCTTCGTCCTACGAGACGATTTCGAAGCCCGTGTTTTCAATGTCGGCACCAATGTCGTCCTTGATATTCTGGATAAACCGGCTCTCGCACCTGCTCCTGTGCAATCCGCGTCACCCGCGCCAACGCCGCCCCGTCCTGCACCAAACCCACAGGGGGAAGTTGCGTCCGAACCATTCCCAACACCGCAAACCCGGCCGGATACGGCATCTTCACCTGTAGTTGTTACACCTGTCGCCACCGCGCCGGAGCTTGAAATTCGGGTTGGGCGGCACCCGACATTCTACCGTCTGGTTTTTGATTGGCCCACCCGCACGGATTATGTGTTGAATGGCGATCAGGGTAATCAGATATTGGCCTTCACCAGCCCTGCCCGCATCGATGCTACTGGTGTAACGCGTCGGTTGCCGGAAGGTGTCACCTTGCGCCAAAGTGCAACAGATCCTTTATCTGTTGAGATCGCGACAAATCCGCCGCGCGCGTTGCGTCATTTCCGTTCAGGCAACAAGGTTGTTGTTGATCTGATGGGAGTCCAGGGCGACCCTGCCGATTCCAGTGCATCGAGAGCCGCTGCGCCGCCGACCACGGCAGCCAGACGCACGCCATCCCCAAGCCCCGCACCTGCTGCGCCTGCCGCACCAGAAGTGCCGTCGCAAACAACTGGGGAAACGCCCGGTGTTGCTGAGGCTGCGGGGGGAAGCCCGTCGTCCCCCGTGAATGATCCAATTGCACGTGGTTTGGCGGAACAACCCGATATTCCGATTTCGCCAGATGCTGTTGCGCCAGCACGCGAAAGTATTGGCAATCTTGCGGTGACAGTCGCCCAGGATGCAACCAAACTGACACTGGGCTTCCCGTTCAACCGTCCGGGGGGGGCTGCAATATGGTCGCGTGCCGGCTTCCTTTGGATGGTTTTTGATGTTCGCGCGAACCTTGATCTGGATGCCGTGCGTCAGAATGCCGCCCAGATCATCGGAGTGATCGAGCAGATCGACAGTCCTTATGCGACGGTATTGCGCATGACCATCCCTGACGGTGTGGGGCTTTACAGCACACCATCAGAAAATGGTGACTGGGATGTAACCTTGCAGCAGGGCTCCATGCAGCCGATCGAACGGCTGGGACCTTCTATTGAGCTCGATAATCAAACTCGCGCCCGCCTTGTTGTGCCGTTGATCAATATCAGCCCTACAATTCCGATTGAAGACCCGGAAGTCGGTGATTCGCTTCGCGTCGTGCCAACACGGGAAATGGGGTATGGCATCGAGACAGCGTTGCGGTATCCGGATTTTGAAGTTCTTCCGTCGGTGCAGGGCGTTGTCGTCGCACCGGTTAACGAAAGTGTACAGGTCACGAACCGGGATGATGGAAAGGCGGTTGTGGTGACGGCTGCCGACGGTTTGAATATCTCGCCCGAGGGGGCACGCCTTCTGGCATCGGCGACAGGGGTGCGCGCACGTGCGGGGGATGGCCGCGAAGGTTTGATTTTCGAACTGGATGATTGGCGCCGCGGTGGGCTTGATAACTATAACACGGCAATTCATCAGTTGCGTCGCGATCTGGCCGAAAGCGGTGATGAGCATCGGAACAAGGCACGTCTTGAACTGGCGCAATATTACCTGGCAAACGGGCTTGGCCCCGAAGCAGACGCGGTTGCCTCGACAATGGAAGACGACGACCCGCTGATTGCCCAGAAACTGCAGTTCCGTGCACTTAAGGCAGCAATCAAGTTTCTTGATCGCGAATATGATGAGGCGGCCCGCCTTCTGGAGGATGAGCGCCTGCGTGCCATTCCCGAAATGCAGTTGTGGCGTGCGGTGACGTTTGCTGCGCGTGGTCGTCCGAATGACGGGGCGCGTGATCTGCTTGAAAGCGTTCACATCCTTGATAACTATCCGCCAGAATTATTGTCGCGGCTGGGGCCACTTGCCGCGGAGCAGGCCCTGATCGTTGGTAATCCGGACGCGGGTATGGACCTGATCGAGAAGATGCTTGTGACCAAGGGGATCAACCCGAGCAAGATCAAGGATGTCGAGTATCTTAAGGGCATTTTCGAAGAAGAAGCAGGCGAATTTGAACAGGCTATTGCAACCTGGGACGAGGTTGCCGAGGGCAGTAATCGCAAAGCGCGGGCGCACGCAATATTTGACCGCACCGAGCTTTTGATGCGGCTTGAACGGCTGACACTTGATGATGCGATCGAGCAGCTTGAAAAACTGCGTTTTGCATGGCGTGGCGATGGGTTTGAGATGGCATTGCTGCGTAGACTTGGCGAATTGCAGATCAAGAACAAGCAATATCGCGAAGGCCTTAATACCCTGCGTCAGGCGGCGATCTTCTTCCCCAACAGCCCGTCGGCGACCGAAGTCACCGATCTGATGCATAACACGTTCGAATCAATCTATCTGGGTGACGAGATCAACAACATCTCGGCTATCAAGGCTGTCGCGCTGTATGACGAGTTCCGCGAACTGACCCCGGCCGGAGAAAAGGGCGATGAGCTTATTCGTCGTTTGGCTGACCGCATGGTTGACGTTGAATTGTTCGATCGCGCCGAAACTCTTCTGGAGCATCAGGTCGATTTCCGCCTGACAGGAACCGAAAAGGCACGCGTCGGTGCACGTCTGGCGCTGGTGTATCTACTTGATAACAAGCCCGAAGAATCCATTCGCGTGCTTGATAACAGCGACGTTCCCGGGGTATCCAGTGAATTGGAAACCCAGCGCCGTCACCTGCGTGCGCGCGCGCTCCTCGATACCGACCGCGGGGCCGAAGCCATGGCATCGCTTGAAGGTGATCTGTCCAAGGATGCCGAGCTTTTGCGTGTCGAATATTACCGGGATACCCGCGACTATCTCTCTGCTGCTGAAACCTTCCAGCGCCTTGTGGGTGAGGATCAGGGCAATGTCATTGAGAATTTTGGTGACGAACGTGCCCGCTATGTCCTGAATTGGGCGGTCAATCTGGCGATGGGCGGGCAGGAACGCACGCTTAATATGTTGAAGCGGCGCTATGGAATTGTTATGGCGCAAAGTCCGTATGCCGAAGCCTTCAGCCTGATCACCTCCAGTCCGTCTCAGGGCTTGATCGACTATCGCACGTTGGCCAACAAGGTTGATGAAGTCGAGAGTTTCCAAGGATTTCTGGGCAATTATCGTGATCAGTTGGAAAAGTCACAGCTTAGTGCTATAAACTAA
- a CDS encoding FliO/MopB family protein — MEFSAYFRFVAALVFVLGMIGVLALVARRFIPGARNINRRSKERRLSIVEVVPVDTKRRLVLFKRDDTEHLLLLGPSGDCVIERNIGTHFSEVLSDDIRIHSDDGLPDASPIDTPPTKTNGKQPA; from the coding sequence ATGGAATTTAGCGCTTATTTCCGATTTGTGGCTGCTCTGGTTTTTGTGCTGGGCATGATCGGGGTTTTGGCGCTGGTGGCACGGCGTTTTATCCCCGGTGCGCGCAACATCAACCGCCGCAGCAAGGAACGCCGACTTTCCATCGTGGAAGTCGTTCCTGTTGATACAAAAAGACGTCTGGTTCTTTTTAAACGCGACGACACGGAACATCTGTTACTGCTGGGGCCGTCCGGCGATTGCGTGATCGAACGCAATATCGGCACCCATTTTTCCGAAGTTCTCAGCGACGATATCCGCATTCACAGTGACGACGGCCTGCCGGATGCATCACCAATCGATACCCCGCCGACAAAGACCAACGGGAAACAACCCGCATGA